TACGCCGCTGGCTTTCGGTGTCAAACACCGTTGCATTCAGCGTTCTGCTTGATGGTTCCTTCCAGGCCTGGGAAACCGCCCACCAGGATACAAATCAAACCAGCGGGTTACGCCAGTTGCCCTGTGATGAACAGCTGCAAGACATTCTGCACACGCTGGTGGCCGAGGGTATTGTGGCAAGCTCGGCAAACCACACCAAAAACTTTCTTGATCATCATCCTGATGGGCTTTCCTTTGCACGCAGCCTGCGCGCTATTGGCGCGGATCAACCCCGCGTGAACCACACGCCTGTCAACTTGCGCAAGGTGATTTCAGCCTTGGGCGATGGCTGTACCATGAATTATCACGTTGGTTTTTACTACCTGGAACGGCCGTGAAACATGTTTTTATAACCGGCACAGACACCGGTATTGGCAAAACAATCACCAGTGCCTGGCTTTGCCAGCACTGGCAGGCCGACTACTGGAAGCCGGTCCAGAGCGGGTTGGAAGACGGCACAGACAGTGAATTGGTTTCGGGCTTGAGCGGCGCGCGCGCGCACCCTGAAACCTGGCGCCTGACCCAACCCCTATCTCCGCACCAGTCAGCCGATCTAGATGGCGTCAAGATTCAGTTGAATGATTTCACACTGCCACAAGCCGAGCGCCTGGTGGTGGAAGGTGCGGGGGGCTGCCTGGTGCCACTGAACTGGCGCGACACCATGCTGGACCTGATGAAACACCTTCGCAGCTGCGCCCTGCTGGTGGCCCGCAGTGGGCTTGGCACCATCAACCACACTTGCCTGTCACTCCAGGCACTGAAAGCCGCTGGCGTGCCTATATTGGGCGTCATCATGGCTGCAGACCGGCTGAACCCGCCCAACCCCGCCAACCGCGAGGCCATTGAACATTTTGGTGAAGTACCGGTGTTGGCTGAATTGCCCTACTTCGAGCACCTGACAGCCCAGGCTCTTTCCGAGTTTACAATGCCAGACCGCCTTAAGCGTGCCCTGGACAGCCTGTAAATCAGGGCAATACAAGAATGACCCTTCTTTCACACACCGAACTGCTTGAACTGGATGCGCAGTACTGCTGGCACCCTTTCACACAAATGCAAACCGCTACAGCCCCACTGGCTGTTGTGCGTGGGCAAAACGAATTTCTGTTCGATGCCCAAGGCAAAAAGTACTTTGATGCAGTGTCGAGCTGGTGGGTCAACATTCATGGTCACAGCCACCCCGCGATTGCGCAAGCAATTGCCAGGCAAGCGGCTGAGCTTGAACACGTGATGTTTGCCGGTGTGACCCACCCGCCTGCCGCGCTGCTGGCGCAACAACTGATACAACACGCCCCGACCCCCATGGCCAAGGTGTTTTATTCTGACAACGGATCCACTGCCATTGAAGTGGCCTTGAAAATGGCCTTTCAATACTGGCAAAACAAAGGGGTCCCTGATAAGAAGCGCATCATCGCACTGGAAGGCGGCTACCACGGCGACACCTTTGGGGCCATGGCTGCTGGCAAATCAAGTGGTTTTTACGATCCCTTCAAGCCGTGGCTTTTCGAAGTGAACTTCATACCCACTGGCGTGTGCCACTGCACTGAAGAAGCTGCGCTGGCCACACTGAATCAATTGCTTGAAGACAGTGCTTCCGATATTGCCGCACTGATACTGGAACCCCTGATACAGGGTGCCAGCGGCATGCGCTTCATGCGCCCCGCTTTTGTGGCGGAGCTGTGCAAGCGCTGCAAGGCTGCCGATGTGCTGGTGATTTTCGATGAAGTGTTTACCGCATTTGGCCGAACCGGCACCCTGTTTGCCGCCGATCAAGTAGCCGAATTTGGCGGGCAAGCGGACATGATTTGCATATCCAAGGGCCTGACAGGCGGCTTCATGCCAATGGCCGCTACCTTGACCAACCAGGCTGTTTACGATGCCTTCCTGAGCGACGAAGTGGGTCGTGCGTTGCTGCACGGTCATTCCTACACGGCAAACCCCTTGGGTTGCGCCGCTGCGCTGGCCAGCCTGGCCCTGTTCAGTCATGAATCAACCTGGGCAAGCATGCGCAATATTGAAGCCATTCACCAGAGTTGGCTGCCAACCCTTGCCTGCCACCCCTGGATTGAAAATCCGCGCGTATGCGGCACCGTGGCGGCCTTTGAGCTAAAATCCAAGCAAAGTCAGTGCGGTTCTTCCTACGGTTCCAATACAAGCCAATGGATACGCGAAACCTTTCTGGAACTGGGCATTGTGGTGCGCCCCTTGGGCAACACGGTGTACTGGGTGCCGCCTTATTGCACCGCCCCCGAAACACTGGAAAACGCTTACCAGACACTGATGCAAATACTACAACGCTGGGGCAGTTTGACTGCACCTGGCCCCGGAAGCGAATTGTTCTGAAGGATGCACATGGAAAGCCAAATCACCTGGGTAGAGAATAAAAAAGCCAACTCACCCGCAAACAAGGCCAATGCAGTAACAGATACCACACGCTGGAGAGTGGAGGCCATTGAGGCTTTGTTCGCGCTGCCATTCAATGACTTGATCTTCCGGGCACAACAAGTGCACCGCGAGAATTTCGATGCCAACACCGTACAGCTTTCAACACTGCTGTCGATCAAGACCGGCGGTTGCCCCGAAGACTGCGGCTACTGCCCACAATCGGCGAAGTACAACACCGGCGTTGAAGCAGAAAAACTGATGCCGATAGACGAGGTACTGAAGGCCGCCCAAGCGGCCAAAGACAAAGGCGCAACCCGCTTCTGCATGGGTGCCGCTTGGCGCAGCCCTAAAGATCACCAGGTGGAAGCCGTGGGTGAAATGGTTGCAGCCGTCAAGGCCATGGGCCTTGAAACCTGCGTCACCTTGGGCATGCTCAAGGAAAGCCAGGCCAAACAACTGCAAGAAGCCGGGCTTGATTACTACAACCACAACCTGGACACCTCGCCTGATTTCTATGGCGACATTATCAGCACCCGCACTTACCAAGACCGGCTTGATACGCTGGACCACGTGCGCGATGCTGGCATCAAAGTATGCTGTGGAGGCATTGTTGGTTTGGGCGAAACCGTGACCCAACGTGCAGGGTTGATTGCGCAACTGGCCAACATGGCCGAACCGCCTGAAAGTGTACCCATCAACAATTTGGTGAAAGTGGAAGGAACCCCGCTGGCTGACAATGCTGAAATTGACCCACTGGATTTTGTGCGCACCATTGCTGTGGCCCGCATCACCATGCCCGGCAGTTTTGTGCGTTTGTCGGCTGGCCGCGAGAGCATGAACGAGAGCACCCAGGCGCTTTGTTTCCTGGCAGGCGCCAACTCCATTTTCTATGGCGAAAAACTGTTGGTAACAGACAACCCTGAACTTGAACGCGATACACGTCTGTTTGAGAAGCTGGGCTTAAAGCGACTTGAGAACTAACACCTAAAAGCCGTTGTTTTAAAAGAAGAATCAAATTAAGAATATTTGACTTTCTGATTCAAATCAATGATTTGACGGCACAAAGCTCACCTTAATGTAGCTTTGTGAGCTACTGCTTTGCGCGCATAATTAAACCCTTGAAGGCGAAACAGCTGAAATTGCCGAAATTGGCAGCTGTTGAAGGGAAGAAGAACATGAAAAAAGCACTTTTAATTGCCTGCATTGCAGCAATGCCCACACTGGTCAGCGCCCAAGCTGGCGGTGTCACCTTGAACATCGACAACCAAAGCCCCTTAAGCAAATGGGGTCGCTGGACCAGCGCCGAAAATGGTGGGTTGGGCTACGGATTCAAATTGAACCAGGAACGCGGCCGCGCACCGATGAGCGCACAGTGGAGCTCGGGAGACTGGGTGTTCAAGCTAAGCCGTGAAGAAGGCAGCAAAAGGCCCGACTTGTTTTTTGGCTTGAAAGTGGCTGAAAGCCAGTTGCAAACCACTTCATTGGGGTGCATGAGCGACAGCGGCAGCAGCGTTGGTCGAAATACCAACCGATACAGCAGCACCCTGTGTGGTGTTCAACTGGATATGAATTTGCAGTAAGGCCCGATAAATGATTTGTGAAACCGAAAAGACCTGACCAATTTGTTCAGGTCTTTTTTTTGGCCTCTATCTACTAACAAAGGCTGAAATAGAAAAAGCCACCCGAAGGTGGCTTTTTCAAACTCTGCATTCAAACCAGGCCAGCCTGGCGTTGAATTAGAAGTTGTGACGCAGACCAACTGTGAAGTTGTCCTGATCTGTCTCTACGCGTGCGCCAACTGTGTTTTCAGTTGTCAAACGGTTGAAACCAACGTATGAACGTGTACGCTTGCTGAAGTCGTAGTAGTAAGCAACTTGAGCTTGAGTCAATTCATTACCGGCAACCAGGTTGTTACGCTCTGAGTCAGAGTAAGAACCGAACAGACCGCTGTTGGCGCTCAATGGAACAGTTGCTGACAACAGGTATTCTGTGTTGTCGTCTTTGCCGTTACCTGCGTTGGTACCGTACAGTTTGGTTTGTGCAACCAGACCGGCCAATGTGAATGAACCGAAGTTGTAAGAAGCAACACCCTGAACTGTACGCTCTGGTGCAGCTGCTACTGTTGGGTCATTACCTTGCTGGTCAAACATCTGCAAGCCACCGCCAAGAGTCAGCGCGCCAACTTTGTAAGTTGCTGCAACTTCAGTTTCGCGAACACCGTTTTCTTTAACTGGTGTGTTGTTGGCCTGGTCGTTGGTACCGCGCAGTGCGTGACGTGCTTCCAGAGCTACACCAGCGATGCTTGTCTTGTAACCGAAAGAGTTGTCGGTACGCTGTGTACGTGAAATTGCAACGTTGTTGGCCAAAGAGGCAACACCACCGCCAATAGTAGTCAAAGGACCACCTTGGTTAGAAACGCCACCAGTCAAAGAAGCTTGGGTATACAAAGGAGCAACTGATTCGTTACCACCGTCTTGCTTACCAGCTACGAATGTACCCCAGCTACCTTTCAAACCGATGTAAGAGTGACGACCACCCACACCAGCGTTTGCATCAGCAGCTACAGAAAATTCGTAGGCGAAAATGGCGCTCAAGCCACCGCCAAGGTCTTCAGTACCGCGGATACCGAAACGTGAAGAAACGTCTTCCAGGGCGAAGTTACCGCCTGTGTCACCGGTTGGTGCGCTTGTGGACTGGTGATCCAGAGCTTGGTGTACACGACCGTACAAAGTTACGTTTGATGAATCAGCAAATACTGGAGCGGCAAATGCCAGACCCAGAGCAGCAGCTACTAGCTTCTTGTTCATATTTCACCCTTATTAGTGTTGGTTGAATCTTTGCCACCATTTACGGCGGCACGAGAGACAATGTACACGCGGACCCTTGAGGCAACCAACCAAATCCTGCTGTGAGTATCGCAAAACTGGTGTTTTTGTCGCTGACGTGCAACAGGCAAAACCGATGAAAGCAATAGTGGCCGCATATTGGCAATAGCTGTGGACCGCCCTGCAAGCCGCAAAAAGCCTTGCGATTGAAAAGCTTGGGGTTGTTTAATGCGTGGTGTACGCCCCAAGATGCCAGCACTTTGTAGCAGCAGAATTAACTGTGACTTTTACCCAACAACAGCAGCTCTGAACGACCCATTTCCTGGCAAATCAGGGTGATATCCGGCGACAAACTGATCACCCCATCTGCATACGCAATCAGGCCCATGGCTTGCGCCCTGTTCAATTGAAGCCAGTCCGGGTGGCTTTGGGAGATTTGCCGCACAGCAAGGCGGTTGCCTGTGGTCACCACCGCCACAGTGGGTTGAGAATTTTTCTTGAAAACATCACAACTCTGCACGCTTGCCCACTGTTGCTCCAAAGTGAAACCGTTGCCCGCATAATCGCTCAGCAACACCAGGTACTTTGGCAAATTGGGTGAACTTCTTCTGTGAAGTTGCGTGGCAAATGCCAAGGCTTCCGGGCCAGCTTGCAAGGTGGGTCGATCAATGGCCAGAAACCATTCCAAGGTATCAGCCATGCAGCGGCCGGAGACGCCCAGGCGGCTGAAGTCTTTCTGAAAATTTTTCAACGCCTGCTGATCTGCAGCCTTATCGCCTGAGCAAACAAGCACAGCAATGCATTCATCCAGTTGCAGGCCACGCAGTTTTTTGAACTGTGCCCTTTTTTCAAAAAAGAAGGAAAGACGGGATTGCGTGACACGCCGGGCTTCCAGGCTGCGAAGGGGAATATAACCAGACACGCGGTCGTCCATTTCAAACAAGTACAGACTTTCGCGAGGTCCAAACAACACCCATTCAGCCCCTGGGTATTCGGCTTGCAAGGGCCCCAATACCGCCCGCGCAGCCAGGGCATTTTCCAGACCGCCACCGAACCACAGACCAATACGCGTGGCACGGCCCATCAGTTGCGCCCCAAACGCGGTGTTTGAATGGTGCCTACCAGGCCGTTGATGTTGCTTTGCCGGCCAAACTGGGCCACCACGGCCTGCTGGCCTTTTGCAGCCATGTCGCGCGCCTTCTGCGGCTCGCCCAGTACGGTAGTCAATGCCTGCACCCAAGTATCCAGAGCACCGGGGGCATGGGGGGCGGGGCACACATAACCAGTAATGCCACTTTGCACCGTTTCAGGCAGACCACCCACGTTGCTCACCACCACGGGTACGCCCAAACCGAGCGCTTCAATCTGGCTCATGCCCAAGGGTTCATAGCTCGACGGCATGACCAGTACATCAGCCCGCTTGATCAATGGGGCAACCGGGTTCAACATGCCCGGCAGCACCACATGCTTGAGCAAGCCAAGGCGTTGGGCCTCTGTTTCAACGGCTTGGCGGGTTTCACCCTCCCCGGCGGCCACGTACAACAAGTTGGGGAAACGCGGCAACAGTGCTTTGACCACCTGCAACATGAAACTGTGGCCCTTCTCGACACGAAACATGGCTGCATGAACTATCACAGGGCGTTGTTGCAAGTCGTTCAAACGGGTATCCAGTTCAGCGGGCAGCGCACTTGTGGCCGCTGCAACAATGCGCTCGAAATCGATACCAGGGTACAACACACCCACTTTTTCGGGCAGCACACCACTGTTTTGCAACAATTGATCTTTCAGCGCCTGGCTGGGCGTGAAGGTCTGATCAAACATCTGGTTGTAGGTAAAGGCCTTGGCAGGGCCCGGCTGGTAAGTGCGCATGCGGATCAACATGGGGCGGGGTTTGAGCAAACCGACCTTTGCCAAGGTATGCACCGTGAGTGAGCACAAGTTGGCATCGTGACTGCTGTGGCAAACTACGGCCACCGGTTTGTGGCGCCGAACCAGATTGGCCAATCTGAGCACACTAGGCGGGTGAATGGCATTGCGAAATGGCACGTATTCGACGTTCAAACCCAGCTTGTGCGCTTCCTGCGATATGCGGCTGCCTGCCCGGCACAAAATGTAAGGTGTATACCCCTTCGCTTTCAGGCCAACAGCCTGCTCAAGCAATTGCAGTTCTTGCCCACCGATATTTTTAGAACTTTCAGAAAAGAAAATGGGGGTCATTTTGATTTGGAGACAGAATTGGTTTGAGTCGCGGTCTATATTCGCTTTATATTACGCCGCAGTTTAATGCGCCTGAACAGGTACATGGGCGTGAATTCACTCTAATCCTCACTGGGTTGAAATACCTTGCAAAAAATTCTGGTGATCAAATTAAGGCACCACGGCGACGTGCTGCTGACAACGGCTTTGTACCACGCGCTGCACACGCAGTTTCCCGACGCGCAGGTGGACACCCTGATTTACAAGGAAACCACGCCACTGCTGCAAAATAACCCGCACCTGAACCGGGTGCTGTGCATCGACAGGAAACTCAAAGGCTTTACGCGCTTGAAAGCGGAAATGGGCTTGGTATTGAATGTAAGGCGCACTGGTTACGATGTGGTGATCCATTTGACTGACCAATGGGTTGGCGCACTGCTGGCCCGTTTTTCAAAAGCGCCCGTGCGGGTTCAAATGGCGTATGCCAAGCGCGACAAAGCCCTGTGGCACGCCTGCTTTACCCACCGCATCGTACCTCCTGCACGCGGACAAGCACACGCTGTGGAGCTTAACTTGCTGTGCCTGGAAGCTTTGGGTGTGAACCCGCGCAGCCTGCGCGGTGAAATGGTGTTGCGTCCGAGTGCCGAGAATCTGGAAAAGGCGGATCAACTGTTGAGCACCCAAAGCATTGACGGGCCTTTTGTACTGATACACCCGGCGGCCCGCTGGCCCTTCAAATGTTGGGAAGACAAAAAATTTGCCGCCGTGGTTGTGCACCTGTTGAACAGCGGTTTGCATGTGGTGCTGACTTGCAGCCCCGACCCCGTGGAAGTGGCCATGACAGCTGAAATCGAGCGACTGGCCCGTGAAAAAACAGGTAACGCCCCCAGCAAACTGGTGAATGTGGGTGGCCAAATGAGCTTGCCCCTGCTGGCCGCCTTGTTGAAGTTGAGCAAGTTTTATGTGGGTGTGGATTCTGCACCCATGCACATGGCGGCAGCATTGAATGTGCCCCAGGTGGCCTTGTTTGGC
The nucleotide sequence above comes from Limnobacter thiooxidans. Encoded proteins:
- the bioD gene encoding dethiobiotin synthase; the encoded protein is MKHVFITGTDTGIGKTITSAWLCQHWQADYWKPVQSGLEDGTDSELVSGLSGARAHPETWRLTQPLSPHQSADLDGVKIQLNDFTLPQAERLVVEGAGGCLVPLNWRDTMLDLMKHLRSCALLVARSGLGTINHTCLSLQALKAAGVPILGVIMAADRLNPPNPANREAIEHFGEVPVLAELPYFEHLTAQALSEFTMPDRLKRALDSL
- a CDS encoding porin, whose product is MNKKLVAAALGLAFAAPVFADSSNVTLYGRVHQALDHQSTSAPTGDTGGNFALEDVSSRFGIRGTEDLGGGLSAIFAYEFSVAADANAGVGGRHSYIGLKGSWGTFVAGKQDGGNESVAPLYTQASLTGGVSNQGGPLTTIGGGVASLANNVAISRTQRTDNSFGYKTSIAGVALEARHALRGTNDQANNTPVKENGVRETEVAATYKVGALTLGGGLQMFDQQGNDPTVAAAPERTVQGVASYNFGSFTLAGLVAQTKLYGTNAGNGKDDNTEYLLSATVPLSANSGLFGSYSDSERNNLVAGNELTQAQVAYYYDFSKRTRSYVGFNRLTTENTVGARVETDQDNFTVGLRHNF
- a CDS encoding glycosyltransferase family 4 protein, which codes for MTPIFFSESSKNIGGQELQLLEQAVGLKAKGYTPYILCRAGSRISQEAHKLGLNVEYVPFRNAIHPPSVLRLANLVRRHKPVAVVCHSSHDANLCSLTVHTLAKVGLLKPRPMLIRMRTYQPGPAKAFTYNQMFDQTFTPSQALKDQLLQNSGVLPEKVGVLYPGIDFERIVAAATSALPAELDTRLNDLQQRPVIVHAAMFRVEKGHSFMLQVVKALLPRFPNLLYVAAGEGETRQAVETEAQRLGLLKHVVLPGMLNPVAPLIKRADVLVMPSSYEPLGMSQIEALGLGVPVVVSNVGGLPETVQSGITGYVCPAPHAPGALDTWVQALTTVLGEPQKARDMAAKGQQAVVAQFGRQSNINGLVGTIQTPRLGRN
- the bioA gene encoding adenosylmethionine--8-amino-7-oxononanoate transaminase, with translation MTLLSHTELLELDAQYCWHPFTQMQTATAPLAVVRGQNEFLFDAQGKKYFDAVSSWWVNIHGHSHPAIAQAIARQAAELEHVMFAGVTHPPAALLAQQLIQHAPTPMAKVFYSDNGSTAIEVALKMAFQYWQNKGVPDKKRIIALEGGYHGDTFGAMAAGKSSGFYDPFKPWLFEVNFIPTGVCHCTEEAALATLNQLLEDSASDIAALILEPLIQGASGMRFMRPAFVAELCKRCKAADVLVIFDEVFTAFGRTGTLFAADQVAEFGGQADMICISKGLTGGFMPMAATLTNQAVYDAFLSDEVGRALLHGHSYTANPLGCAAALASLALFSHESTWASMRNIEAIHQSWLPTLACHPWIENPRVCGTVAAFELKSKQSQCGSSYGSNTSQWIRETFLELGIVVRPLGNTVYWVPPYCTAPETLENAYQTLMQILQRWGSLTAPGPGSELF
- the rfaQ gene encoding putative lipopolysaccharide heptosyltransferase III; the protein is MQKILVIKLRHHGDVLLTTALYHALHTQFPDAQVDTLIYKETTPLLQNNPHLNRVLCIDRKLKGFTRLKAEMGLVLNVRRTGYDVVIHLTDQWVGALLARFSKAPVRVQMAYAKRDKALWHACFTHRIVPPARGQAHAVELNLLCLEALGVNPRSLRGEMVLRPSAENLEKADQLLSTQSIDGPFVLIHPAARWPFKCWEDKKFAAVVVHLLNSGLHVVLTCSPDPVEVAMTAEIERLAREKTGNAPSKLVNVGGQMSLPLLAALLKLSKFYVGVDSAPMHMAAALNVPQVALFGPSWVQEWRPWSDKATVIYAGDFGPLPHPDSINTDDTTRLLAAIPTEVVIQAVDQLMK